A genomic region of Oenanthe melanoleuca isolate GR-GAL-2019-014 chromosome 25, OMel1.0, whole genome shotgun sequence contains the following coding sequences:
- the LOC130262702 gene encoding tenascin-X-like isoform X8, producing MSPFSRRTMPVTLELRLLLLALALRGEAVSPSVSPSVSPSVSPAEPPSETCGAALADVLRRLRELEGHVQALRGHCGDTGGPQAGTGRSVQLCAPPAGGGCACPAPSGQAPPPAPPPPPCPRGCSDQGRCERGRCRCFPGFSGPDCASPACAPGWGGTRCDIEVPWVTPRLASRTPTSLRISWPQPLVPPDGYRVTLVPLDDPVAMTTHELPSSAVAFSVTGLSPGRPFELLVQARRGPHLGAPGVLRLRTALIPPVPHYEGSPGSPQGSLGSPAVAPSAREPPESPGSPGSPVSPLSPDLSLGSPTSLGSPASPAARGSLGSPAPSRSSVSPQSPESPASPESPGSPVSPDFSVSPASPESPVFPGSTPPPWSPVSPLSPGIPSLQDLVARLSTYSGSLLQRLESHLRATNYPLRGNQTVPGVARAILAYILRRHPALGRGQGSTGESGNQEPVPEWGDMDGVKLTEPWRDVGKTAAEEPEELPLPSEEQKHPKLQTETPPSDALPVQAVLGELRVSSVSPDSVQLQWSVPRGSFDSFTLQYRDAQGQPQALPMDGGSRWVTVPGLSPSRRYRFHLYGLRGGKRIDHVSTEVTTAAEEPEELPLPTEEPQHEKPQTEAPTSEAAPVQAVLGELRVSSVSPDSVQLQWSVPRGSFDSFTLQYRDAQGQPQALPMDGGSRWVTVPGLSPSRRYRFHLYGLRGGKRTDRVSTDIVTASEDPLPLEKPQEEKLQTESPSSEAPPVRPALGELRVSSVSPDSVQLQWTVPEGSFDSFTLQYRDAQGQPQALPMDGGSRWVTVPGLSPSRRYRFHLYGLRGRKKIDHVSTEVTTAAEEPEELPLPTEEPQHEKPQTEAPTSEAAPVQAVLGELRVSSVSPDSVQLQWSVPRGSFDSFTLQYRDAQGQPQALPMDGGSRWVTVPGLSPSRRYRFHLYGLRGRKRIDHVSTEVMTASEELLPSEEPQQEKPKTDSTASEAPPVRPALGELKVSSVSPDSVQLQWSVPRGSFDSFTLQYRDAQGQPQALPMDGGSRSVTVPGLSPSRRYRFHLYGLRGGKRTDRVSTDIVTASEDPLPLEEPQEEKLQTESPSSEAPPVRPALGELKVSSVSPDSVQLQWTVLEGSFDSFTLQYRDAQGQPQALPMDGGSRWVTVPGLSPSRRYRFHLYGLRGGKRIDHVSTEAETATDKPEEPPSPSEEPQSEAPPTEEQPEQPQTEQPQTEQPQTELPPVRPVLGELRVSSVSPDSVQLQWSVPRGSFDSFTLQYRDAQGQPQALPMDGGSRWVTVPGLSPSRRYRFHLYGLRGGKRTDRVSTDILTASEELLPSEEPQQEKPKTESPASEAPPVRPALGELKVSSVSPDSVQLQWTVPEGSFDSFTLQYRDAQGQPQALPMDGGSRWVTVPGLSPSRRYRFHLYGLRGGKSIDHVSTEAVTATDKPEEPPSPSEEPQSEAPPTEEQPEQPQTEQPQTELPPVRAVLGELRVSSVSPDSVQLQWSVPRGSFDSFTLQYRDAQGQPQALPMDGGSRSVTVPGLSPSRRYRFHLYGLRGGKRTDRVSTDILTASEDPLPLEEPQEEKLQTESPSSEAPPVRPALGELRVSSVSPDSVQLQWSVPRGSFDSFTLQYRDAQGQPQALPMDGGSRSVTVPGLSPSRRYRFHLYGLRGGKRTDRVSTDIVTASEELLPSEEPQQEKPKTESPASEAPPVRPALGELKVSSVSPDSVQLQWTVPEGSFDSFTLQYRDAQGQPQALPMDGGSRWVTVPGLSPSRRYRFHLYGLRGGKSIDHVSTDIVTDAAVTEQLPLPSVEPQPEEHKPEQHQTEQPQTQQPQTEQPQTEKPQTEAPTSEAAPVQAVLGELRVSSVSPDSVQLQWSVPRGSFDSFTLQYRDAQGQPQALPMDGGSRWVTVPGLSPSRRYRFHLYGLRGGKRTDRVSTDILTASEDPLPLEEPQEEKLQTESPSSEAPPVRPALGELRVSSVSPDSVQLQWTVLEGSFDSFTLQYRDAQGQPQALPMDGGSRWVTVPGLSPSRRYRFHLYGLRGGKKIDHVSTEVTTAAEEPEELPLPTEEPQHEKPQTEAPTSEAAPVQAVLGELRVSSVSPDSVQLQWSVPRGSFDSFTLQYRDAQGQPQALPMDGGSRWVTVPGLSPSRRYRFHLYGLRGRKKIDHVSTEVMTGAPGTLWVGSVWPRSAQLHWDPPQTPPDGYELQYGPPGGAQQTLWLPPEARSQQLWGLEPAGRYGVRLWGRGGAPQSAPLETTFDTPPLPHPHPRDCAEEQRNGPGPSRETLIFLGGDPARPLRVFCDMETDGGGWLVFQRRQDGSTDFWRGWESYARGFGNVSGEFWLGNEALHALTAAARSELRVDLRSGRDSAFATYRDFAVGSAAERYRLRVGAFGGTAGDALSYHSGSPFSTRDRDSRDPRDRRDPSGRPHPPPCAVAYGGAWWYRNCHYANLNGLYGTPRDHRGIHWFPWKGFNVSIPFTEMKLRPQRD from the exons atgtccccgttTTCCCGCAGGACGATGCCGGTGACCCTGGAACTGCGGCTCCTTCTGCTGGCGCTGGCGCTGCGGGGTGAGGCCGTGTCCCCCTCGGTGTCCCCCTCGGTGTCCCCCTCGGTGTCGCCTGCCGAGCCGCCCTCCGAGACGTGCGGGGCAGCGCTGGCCGATGTGCTGCGGCGGCTGCGGGAGCTCGAGGGACACGTGCAGGCGCTGaggggacactgcggggacacggggggaccCCAGGCCGGCACAG GCCGGTCggtgcagctctgtgcccccccCGCCGGcgggggctgtgcctgccccgCCCCGTCGGGCCAGGccccccccccggccccgccgcccccgccgtgtccccgcggCTGCAGTGACCAGGGCCGGTGCGAGCGCGGCCGCTGCCGCTGCTTCCCGGGCTTCAGCGGCCCCGACTGCGCCAGCCCCGCCTGCGCCCCGGGCTGGGGCGGGACCCGCTGCGACATCG aGGTGCCCTGGGTGACACCACGGTTGGCCTCCCGCACCCCGACGTCCCTGCGCATCTCGTGGCCCCAGCCCCTCGTTCCTCCTGATGGCTACCGGGTGACACTTGTCCCCCTG gatgACCCTGTGGCCATGACAACGCACgagctgcccagctctgctgtcgCCTTCTCAGtgacagggctgtccccaggccgCCCCTTCGAGCTGCTGGTCCAAGCCCGGCGGGGGCCACACCTGGGGGCACCCGGGGTGCTGCGTCTGCGCACAG CTCTCATCCCACCTGTGCCCCACTACGAGGGGTCCCCAGGGTCGCCTCAGGGCtccctggggtccccagcagtggcaccaTCAGCCCGAGAGCCCCCAGAgtccccagggtccccaggATCACCAGTGTCACCCCTATCACCAGACTTGTCCTTGGGATCACCCACGTCTTTGGGgtcaccagcatccccagcagctcGAGGGtccctggggtccccagcacccTCGAGGTCATCAGTGTCACCACAATCCCCAGAGTCACCAGCATCACCAGAATCCCCAGggtcaccagtgtcaccagaTTTCTCGGTGTCACCAGCGTCCCCAGAGTCCCCAGTGTTTCCAGGGTCCACGCCACCGCCGtggtccccagtgtccccactgtccccaggcatcccctccctgcaggaccTGGTGGCCCGGCTGTCCACGTACAgtggctccctgctccagcGCCTCGAGAGCCACCTCAGGGCCACCAACTACCCACTCCGTGGCAACCAGACAGTGCCAGGGGTGGCCCGTGCCATCCTGGCCTACATCCTGCGCCGACACCCcgccctggggaggggacagggatccaCGG GGGAGAGTGGAAACCAGGAGCCAGTGCCGGAATGGGGGGACATGGATGGGGTGAAGCTGACAGAGCCATGGAGGGACGTGGGGAAAACAG CTGCAGAAGAGCCAGAGGAACTGCCCCTGCCCTCAGAGGAGCAAAAACATCCGAAACTTCAAACTGAGACACCCCCATCTGATGCCCTCCCGGTGCAGGcggtgctgggggagctgagggTGTCCAGTGTCAGCCCAgactctgtgcagctgcagtggagcGTCCCCAGGGGCTCCTTTGACTCCTTCACGCTGCAGTACCGGGatgcccagggccagccccaggccctgcccatGGATGGAGGGTCCCGCTGGGtgacagtgccagggctgtcaCCATCCCGCCGGTACCGCTTCCACCTCTACGGGCtgaggggagggaagaggatTGACCATGTCTCCACTGAGGTCACAACAG CTGCAGAAGAGCCAGAGGAACTGCCCCTGCCCACAGAGGAGCCACAGCATGAGAAACCCCAAACTGAGGCACCCACATCTgaggctgctccagtgcaggcggtgctgggggagctgagggTGTCCAGTGTCAGCCCAgactctgtgcagctgcagtggagcGTCCCCAGGGGCTCCTTTGACTCCTTCACGCTGCAGTACCGGGatgcccagggccagccccaggccctgcccatGGATGGAGGGTCCCGCTGGGtgacagtgccagggctgtcaCCATCCCGCCGGTACCGCTTCCACCTCTACGGGCTGAGGGGAGGCAAAAGGACTGACCGTGTCTCCACTGACATCGTCACAG CGAGTGAAGACCCTTTGCCCTTAGAGAAGCCCCaagaggagaagctgcagacCGAGTCTCCTTCATCTGAGGCACCCCCGGTGCGACCAGcgctgggagagctgagggtgTCCAGTGTCAGCCCAgactctgtgcagctgcagtggacAGTCCCTGAGGGCTCCTTTGACTCCTTCACGCTGCAGTACCGGGatgcccagggccagccccaggccctgcccatGGATGGAGGGTCCCGCTGGGtgacagtgccagggctgtcaCCATCCCGCCGGTACCGCTTCCACCTCTACGGGCTGAGGGGCAGGAAGAAGATTGATCATGTCTCCACTGAGGTCACAACAG CTGCAGAAGAGCCAGAGGAACTGCCCCTGCCCACAGAGGAGCCGCAGCATGAGAAACCCCAAACTGAGGCACCCACATCTgaggctgctccagtgcaggcggtgctgggggagctgagggTGTCCAGTGTCAGCCCAgactctgtgcagctgcagtggagcGTCCCCAGGGGCTCCTTTGACTCCTTCACGCTGCAGTACCGGGatgcccagggccagccccaggccctgcccatGGATGGAGGGTCCCGCTGGGtgacagtgccagggctgtcaCCATCCCGCCGGTACCGCTTCCACCTCTACGGGCTGAGGGGCAGGAAGAGGATTGACCATGTCTCCACTGAGGTCATGACAG CGAGTGAAGAACTCCTGCCCTcagaggagccccagcaggAGAAGCCCAAAACTGACTCCACTGCATCTGAGGCACCCCCAGTTCGACCAGCGCTTGGAGAGCTGAAAGTCTCCAGTGTCAGCCCAgactctgtgcagctgcagtggagcGTCCCCAGGGGCTCCTTTGACTCCTTCACGCTGCAGTACCGGGatgcccagggccagccccaggccctgcccatGGATGGAGGGTCCCGCTCGGtgacagtgccagggctgtcaCCATCCCGCCGGTACCGCTTCCACCTCTACGGGCTGAGGGGAGGCAAAAGGACTGACCGTGTCTCCACTGACATCGTCACAG CGAGTGAAGACCCTTTGCCCTTAGAGGAGCCCCaagaggagaagctgcagacTGAGTCTCCTTCATCTGAGGCACCCCCGGTGCGACCAGCGCTGGGAGAGCTGAAAGTCTCCAGTGTCAGCCCAgactctgtgcagctgcagtggacAGTCCTTGAGGGCTCCTTTGACTCCTTCACGCTGCAGTACCGGGatgcccagggccagccccaggccctgcccatGGATGGAGGGTCCCGCTGGGtgacagtgccagggctgtcaCCATCCCGCCGGTACCGCTTCCACCTCTACGGGCtgaggggagggaagaggatTGACCATGTCTCCACTGAGGCTGAGACAG CCACAGACAAGCCAGAGGAGCCACCCTCACCATCAGAGGAGCCCCAAAGTGAAGCCCCACCAACtgaggagcagcctgagcagccccaaaCTGAGCAGCCCCAAACTGAGCAGCCCCAAACTGAGCTCCCCCCGGTGCGaccagtgctgggggagctgagggTGTCCAGTGTCAGCCCAgactctgtgcagctgcagtggagcGTCCCCAGGGGCTCCTTTGACTCCTTCACGCTGCAGTACCGGGatgcccagggccagccccaggccctgcccatGGATGGAGGGTCCCGCTGGGtgacagtgccagggctgtcaCCATCCCGCCGGTACCGCTTCCACCTCTACGGGCTGAGGGGAGGCAAAAGGACTGACCGTGTCTCCACTGACATCCTCACAG CGAGTGAAGAACTCCTGCCCTcagaggagccccagcaggAGAAGCCCAAAACCGAATCCCCTGCATCTGAGGCACCCCCAGTTCGACCAGCGCTGGGAGAGCTGAAAGTCTCCAGTGTCAGCCCAgactctgtgcagctgcagtggacAGTCCCTGAGGGCTCCTTTGACTCCTTCACGCTGCAGTACCGGGatgcccagggccagccccaggccctgcccatGGATGGAGGGTCCCGCTGGGtgacagtgccagggctgtcaCCATCCCGCCGGTACCGCTTCCACCTCTACGGGCTCAGGGGAGGGAAGAGCATTGACCATGTCTCCACTGAGGCTGTGACAG CCACAGACAAGCCAGAGGAGCCACCCTCACCATCAGAGGAGCCCCAGAGTGAAGCCCCACCAACtgaggagcagcctgagcagccccaaaCTGAGCAGCCCCAAACTGAACTCCCCCCAGTgcgggcagtgctgggggagctgagggTGTCCAGTGTCAGCCCAgactctgtgcagctgcagtggagcGTCCCCAGGGGCTCCTTTGACTCCTTCACGCTGCAGTACCGGGatgcccagggccagccccaggccctgcccatGGATGGAGGGTCCCGCTCGGtgacagtgccagggctgtcaCCATCCCGCCGGTACCGCTTCCACCTCTACGGGCTGAGGGGAGGCAAAAGGACTGACCGTGTCTCCACTGACATCCTCACAG CGAGTGAAGACCCTTTGCCCTTAGAGGAGCcccaggaggagaagctgcagacCGAGTCTCCTTCATCTGAGGCACCCCCGGTGCGACCAGcgctgggagagctgagggtgTCCAGTGTCAGCCCAgactctgtgcagctgcagtggagcGTCCCCAGGGGCTCCTTTGACTCCTTCACGCTGCAGTACCGGGatgcccagggccagccccaggccctgcccatGGATGGAGGGTCCCGCTCGGtgacagtgccagggctgtcaCCATCCCGCCGGTACCGCTTCCACCTCTACGGGCTGAGGGGAGGCAAAAGGACTGACCGTGTCTCCACTGACATCGTCACAG CGAGTGAAGAACTCCTGCCCTcagaggagccccagcaggAGAAGCCCAAAACCGAATCCCCTGCATCTGAGGCACCCCCAGTTCGACCAGCGCTGGGAGAGCTGAAAGTCTCCAGTGTCAGCCCAgactctgtgcagctgcagtggacAGTCCCTGAGGGCTCCTTTGACTCCTTCACGCTGCAGTACCGGGatgcccagggccagccccaggccctgcccatGGATGGAGGGTCCCGCTGGGtgacagtgccagggctgtcaCCATCCCGCCGGTACCGCTTCCACCTCTACGGGCTCAGGGGAGGGAAGAGCATTGACCATGTCTCCACTGACATCGTCACAG atgcagcagtgacagagcagctgccccTACCCTCAGTGGAGCCCCAGCCTGAGGAACACAAACCTGAGCAACACCAAACTGAGCAGCCCCAAACTCAGCAACCCCAAACTGAGCAACCCCAAactgag AAACCCCAAACTGAGGCACCCACATCTgaggctgctccagtgcaggcggtgctgggggagctgagggTGTCCAGTGTCAGCCCAgactctgtgcagctgcagtggagcGTCCCCAGGGGCTCCTTTGACTCCTTCACGCTGCAGTACCGGGatgcccagggccagccccaggccctgcccatGGATGGAGGGTCCCGCTGGGtgacagtgccagggctgtcaCCATCCCGCCGGTACCGCTTCCACCTCTACGGGCTGAGGGGAGGCAAAAGGACTGACCGTGTCTCCACTGACATCCTCACAG CGAGTGAAGACCCTTTGCCCTTAGAGGAGCCCCaagaggagaagctgcagacCGAGTCTCCTTCATCTGAGGCACCCCCGGTGCGACCAGcgctgggagagctgagggtgTCCAGTGTCAGCCCAgactctgtgcagctgcagtggacAGTCCTTGAGGGCTCCTTTGACTCCTTCACGCTGCAGTACCGGGatgcccagggccagccccaggccctgcccatGGATGGAGGGTCCCGCTGGGtgacagtgccagggctgtcaCCATCCCGCCGGTACCGCTTCCACCTCTACGGGCTGAGGGGAGGGAAGAAGATTGATCATGTCTCCACTGAGGTCACAACAG CTGCAGAAGAGCCAGAGGAACTGCCCCTGCCCACAGAGGAGCCACAGCATGAGAAACCCCAAACTGAGGCACCCACATCTgaggctgctccagtgcaggcggtgctgggggagctgagggTGTCCAGTGTCAGCCCAgactctgtgcagctgcagtggagcGTCCCCAGGGGCTCCTTTGACTCCTTCACGCTGCAGTACCGGGatgcccagggccagccccaggccctgcccatGGATGGAGGGTCCCGCTGGGtgacagtgccagggctgtcaCCATCCCGCCGGTACCGCTTCCACCTCTACGGGCTGAGGGGCAGGAAGAAGATTGACCATGTCTCCACTGAGGTCATGACAG GCGCCCCCGGGACCCTCTGGGTGGGCTCCGTGTGGCCCCGCAGTGCCCAGCTGCACTGGGACCCCCCACAAACCCCCCCTGATGGCTACGAGCTGCAGTATGGCCCCCCCGGGGGGGCCCAGCAG ACCCTGTGGCTGCCCCCCGAGGCCAGGTcgcagcagctctgggggctggagcCGGCCGGACGCTACGGGGTGCGGCTGTGGGGCCGGGGGGGAGCCCCCCAGAGCGCCCCCCTGGAGACCACCTTCGACACGC CGCCCCTGCCGCACCCGCACCCCCGGGACTGCGCCGAGGAGCAGCGGAACGGGCCCGGGCCCTCGCGGGAGACCCTCATCTTCCTCGGGGGGGACCCCGCCCGGCCCCTCCGCGTCTTCTGCGACATGGAGACGGACGGCGGCGGCTGGCTG GTGTTCCAGCGCCGCCAGGATGGCAGCACCGATTTTTGGAGGGGGTGGGAGTCGTACGCCCGCGGCTTCGGCAACGTCAGCGGCGAGTTCTGGCTCG GGAACGAGGCGCTGCACGCGCTGACGGCCGCGGCCCGCTCGGAGCTGCGCGTTGACCTGCGGAGCGGCCGCGACTCCGCCTTCGCCACCTATCGCGACTTCGCTGTCGGCAGCGCCGCGGAGCGATACCGGCTGCGGGTGGGGGCGTTCGGCGGCACCGCGG GCGACGCCCTCTCCTACCACTCGGGCAGCCCCTTCTCCACGCGGGACCGGGACTCGCGGGACCCTCGGGACCGCCGGGACCCCTCGGGGCGCCCCCACCCCCCGCCCTGCGCCGTGGCCTACGGGGGGGCCTGGTGGTACCGGAACTGCCACTACGCGAACCTGAACGGGCTGTACGGGACCCCCCGGGACCACCGG GGCATCCACTGGTTCCCCTGGAAAGGCTTCAACGTCTCCATCCCCTTCACCGAGATGAAGCTGCGGCCCCAGCGAGACTGA